AATACTCGCCTCTCTTGGGAAGCCTTCCAAGCGGGATCACCTCCGTCTTTAACGTACCCTGTACCAGAGACTCAATATGAAGCTCGATATCTTCTGTATCCTCTAAAAGCACTTCCCACTGATTGTTGGATTCATACCAGTGCGATCCCCAGGATACGATCGGATACCACATCTCCTGTCCATTCACCCGCATATTCACAGTGATCTGATCTGTCAGCTTGTCTTCGGAAAGATAAACCGGATCCTCAATGTGCATAAACATCTTGCGGTATGCGGTATAACAGGCACCCTTGCTGTACAGATTGTTTCCGATAAACGCCCTTCTTCCATTGCACAGGACTCTCAGAGAAGTCGGATACCAGTTATTCTCAAATCCCTCTCCGGTCAGAAAGACCGAAGATACGATCCGCTTGTCAAACACGCCTTCAATAAACCGGCAGAATCTCATATCCGCATCTTTTGCCTTGTCCGCATTGAGCACCGGATACACGGCTGCCAGTTCTTTTATATGTGCACTTGCCACTTCGTCCACTGTCACAAAAATCGTCTTTCCGCCTCCAAGCCCCGGCTTCAGCCTTCTGAGCATATACGCTTTAATCTCATTTCTGTCACAGCAAAACAACGCCGCCTCATACTGCCAGAGTTCTTTTGGCTGATAAAACAGATAATTGCAGAAACTCTCTTTGTAATCCTGAATGAAAATATGCCGTTTATCAATATTCATCCGTACTGCGATTCCCCGCAGCATCTGCGCCAGCTCTTCCGTCAGCTCCGGAACGCTGAACACGATCCCGTTGATCTTGGGAAACGACTGAAGCGACAGTTCGATAAATTTAGCAAGCAGCCACACTGCTTCATAGGATTCTTCTCCAAATTCAATTTTTTCCCCTGCCAGGCTTTTATCCAGTAACCGGTTTACGGTGAATCCTTCTTTCAAGCTGGCCAGACGTTTTGCTTCTTTTCCGTATGCCCAGGTATCACGCAGCTTTCCGATGACCAGAGGGATCTGGTAATTATCCGCATCTACTTCCATCGTCTCCGGCTCTGCCATTTCTTCATTATAAAAACTGATCTGACAGGTCTTTTCATTGATCTCGTAACCTATAATATTGCCTTGTCCCATAGGAGTCAGCCTCCTTAATACTGTTCAAACATATGCGCGGCGATTGCATCTTCCTGTGCATATGCTTTCATCTTTTCTTCTTTTTCACTGCCCTCTGAAAGTAAAATATCATTCAGTCGTCCATATCGCCCGGATTCTCCAAACACAGCATCCTTCATGCAGCACTCTTTATCACTTCGGTAAGTGTTGCCATCAATGGTCTCCTTGAAATAATATTTCAACCGCTCGTTGGAGAACAGCACAAATTTCTTCACATAGAGATTCTCATACATCGGCGTAAGCACCTCTGTAGCATAATCTACCGCCTCTGAATTTTCTTTCTGAAGCTGATAGTAGAGCATTACACGGCTTCCCTTCTGCCCTTTGTACTCGATCAGCGTCTTATCCCAAAGCTGCAGCTCAATGAGCCATTCCTTTTCGTATGCCAGAAAGAACGGAAAATAAATCTGCTTGCCGCACAGCTCCTGTAAGAATTTTTTCAGAGTCTTACGCACAGTCGTCGTATATTCTCTGGTGGAATAATATTTTAATACGGCGATCTTGCAGATGTCGATCGTTTCTTCACCCTTTTCATATTCCTTACAGATGATATCAATAATACTTCTGCTCATCCTGCGCTCTTCCACTACATATTCTCTGGACATATACGCCAGATATGCCTGCTGCAGTCTGAAATAAGCTCCCTCTTCATAATATTCTTCAAAGATCGGAACCTCTCCGAACAACTCTTCCGAGAACAACATCTGTGTGATGATCCTCTCCGCCAGCTTCTGAGTGTGTACCTCATACTCTCTTGCTTCTCTCCAGAGCAGTTTCATGTCTGTAGTCGCTCCGCAGTAGTAATTCGCAAGATACGTCAGGATCACTCTGTCAAACTGCTTTCTTTTAAACATCTCAAAACACACGTAGGTAAGGAAATCATCACATTCATAATTGTTTTCACGGATCGTACGGCTGCACAGTCCCATGATCTCTTCTTCCCCGTAATTTTCAATGCCATACTTGCGCACAGTCTCAAGAGAAAGCTCTTCTACCTTCTCCTCCTGACGGTTCTGCTTCAGACTGTTCATATACCGCTTGCAGATATCCATGTAACGAAGCTCATAGAACAGGCGCTTGCTTTCATATGGAATAGAATCTGTATAATGTCTTCCATCCTTACTTTCCCATACAAGCCGGTCTGTCTTTGCATACAAAAATACCCTTGCCCCTTTGTCCGTATACGGCGCCTTCTGCGTGATCGTTCCATCCTCTGCGATCACATGAATAAATTTCATATTCGGTACCTTTGTTGTGATCTCATAAGCATGGCAGATATCATACAGTGCTTTGATCTGCTCTGCTTCCATAGAATCTTCTGTCAGAAAACGCTTGTATATAATGCGGAGCATGGGATCAATATTTCTGCGCTCCAGCTGATTCCACGCAAACGCTTCCATCTCATCTCTGTAATGCGCATAAATCTCACTGGATTCATCCTCATAAGTGATCAGGTTTGAATACAAAAGCGCCCGTTTATGGAAATCCAGATTATTTCCATGCATAAAGTAAAGATACACGGAACGCGGCAGTGCTTTATTGACTCTGCCAGGCTGGATCGCAGCCATATAAAACTCGTACAGCTGTGCAATCTTTAATTCCGACTCCACTGCTTTTTCATACCATTTAAAAAAGCAGTTTTCCATGCAGCTTCCCTTGATCAGAAGTGTACAGATTGCAGTCAGGATCATGGACTCTTCATACATCCCGTAGGAAAGCACCAGAGTCTCATAAAGATAGCGGTCAAAGCTTTTCAGCTGACTTGCCAGATTGGCTGTATATAATGCCAGTTCCTTTGTCATCAGTTTGTGTTTGGCTGCAAAATACAACACCCGCACTTCAAAGATGCCCAGTTTTTTCAAGGAAGAACTCTTCTCACGGAAACACCGGAAGGCTTCCAGATAGAACCAGATACTGCGTGTCTTTTCCTCATAGAAGTGATGCTCCAAAGCTCTGAGACGTTCACTGATGATCTTGTACTCAGAGTCTACATTCACCAGCATGCAGAGGATCTTCCAGCTATCGGGATGCTTCATATAGGATTTTGAAAGCTCTTCTGCCACTCTGCGTGTCCCGATCGAATCATTGGAAAGCAGCGTGGTCAGATACAGATAATAGGAACTGATCTCTACATTTTTTCCGATTGCAAACCGGTTGTAATTGTAAGATTCCAGAATCCATTTTGCCTCTTCAAACCGTTTGCCCAAAAGACAGATATGTGCATGTACCAGAAGATACATCTCATTGTCCTCATCCAGACTCCGCAAATGCTCGATCTTCTTTAAGGACTCCTCGCACCAGGTGTTCAGATCCAGCTTGCCGCTCTCATAAACGAGACAGCGCTTTAAAATACTTGCAAACTCTTTATCCCGCTCCCGTCTCTCTTCATCTCTGCAGACATCCTTCTCCACCACGATCTCATAGGTCAGTATCTCATACGGGGACTCCAGGATGATCTGCCCGAAGTTGCTTCCCTGATGAAGCTTTGTATAGTCGATGATATATTCCAGCCGATACGCATTCCCAATGAACTCCTCCGTAGTAACCTTGGTATGCTCCACACTTAAAAATTCACCTTCGGTACGTACATCAATGGTCAGATATCCCCACGTATTCTTCCTGATCGTAAAGGTATCTTTTCTGGATTCCTGAAGAGAAATAAATGCCCTGCTCTCCTCTTCCAGCGTCAGAAAAATCTTCTCTTTCTGCTTGCAGCCCACCAAAAACTCTTCCAACGCCTGCTGATCCAGCTCCCATTTTCTCATATTGTCATACAATGCCTGAATCCGCTTATCCTCATACTTCAGAATCTCATAAAAATCTCTGGAACGGAACAGCTTTTCTGCCTCCGCCGGATCCCGAAAAGACAGCTTCTTAAAATCTTCCAGACTCTGTACTTTTCCATAAGTTGTCATTACAAACGGCTTTTCAATAATGGCAGTAAATGCCACCTCATACTCTCCGCCATTGCACACAATGGTAAATTTTCCGTGTTCCACATGTCCCGGAACCAGACCGGATCCGTCATATGTATAAGAGATGTTCACCGGATTCCCATCAAATCCCTGCTCCTCACAGCGTACCCGAAAAGACGATGGATAAACCAGTCCACGGATCGTCCCCTCTCCCTGATTCTGGAGAGAAAAGCTTCCTTTGTACATCTCGCCTTCTCCGACACGCATGATGATCCGCGTCTCCGGGAAAATAATCTCCGGCTGTGGAATATGAAAATCTCCTTTTGAAAGGCGTTTAATTTTATTCTTCAAATTCGTCACCTGCTCATTCTTCTTACGTTGCATTTTTTTGTAAACACACTATAATAAAGTATTATAACATCAACACTGTATTTCTTGCAACGGTGGAATCAAAGAATTTAAAAGGGGATTGTATACATGAATACAAAACTGGAATTTCACGGAAGTGATATTGAAAAAGTGTGCGAACACTACGGATTAAAAAAAGAAGATATTGTCAATTTTGGTGCTAACGTAAATCCGCTCGGACTTTCCGAACAGGTAAAAAAAGCTCTTGCAACTCATCTGGATCTGCTCTCTTCCTACCCGGATCGGAGCTATACCAGTCTTAGAAACATACTCTCCACATACTGTCAGATTCCTGCAGACTTTATCCTGCCGGGCAATGGTTCCAGTGAACTGATTTCCCTGCTGATTGAAGAGCGCCGTCCAAAGCATACGATGATCCTTGGACC
This window of the Mediterraneibacter gnavus ATCC 29149 genome carries:
- a CDS encoding DUF5716 family protein; the encoded protein is MGQGNIIGYEINEKTCQISFYNEEMAEPETMEVDADNYQIPLVIGKLRDTWAYGKEAKRLASLKEGFTVNRLLDKSLAGEKIEFGEESYEAVWLLAKFIELSLQSFPKINGIVFSVPELTEELAQMLRGIAVRMNIDKRHIFIQDYKESFCNYLFYQPKELWQYEAALFCCDRNEIKAYMLRRLKPGLGGGKTIFVTVDEVASAHIKELAAVYPVLNADKAKDADMRFCRFIEGVFDKRIVSSVFLTGEGFENNWYPTSLRVLCNGRRAFIGNNLYSKGACYTAYRKMFMHIEDPVYLSEDKLTDQITVNMRVNGQEMWYPIVSWGSHWYESNNQWEVLLEDTEDIELHIESLVQGTLKTEVIPLGRLPKRGEYSMRLQIETLFLDEKTCKITVRDVGFGEFFPPTDFQEEKIIHLGGNDGKFNSMS
- a CDS encoding DUF5717 family protein gives rise to the protein MKNKIKRLSKGDFHIPQPEIIFPETRIIMRVGEGEMYKGSFSLQNQGEGTIRGLVYPSSFRVRCEEQGFDGNPVNISYTYDGSGLVPGHVEHGKFTIVCNGGEYEVAFTAIIEKPFVMTTYGKVQSLEDFKKLSFRDPAEAEKLFRSRDFYEILKYEDKRIQALYDNMRKWELDQQALEEFLVGCKQKEKIFLTLEEESRAFISLQESRKDTFTIRKNTWGYLTIDVRTEGEFLSVEHTKVTTEEFIGNAYRLEYIIDYTKLHQGSNFGQIILESPYEILTYEIVVEKDVCRDEERRERDKEFASILKRCLVYESGKLDLNTWCEESLKKIEHLRSLDEDNEMYLLVHAHICLLGKRFEEAKWILESYNYNRFAIGKNVEISSYYLYLTTLLSNDSIGTRRVAEELSKSYMKHPDSWKILCMLVNVDSEYKIISERLRALEHHFYEEKTRSIWFYLEAFRCFREKSSSLKKLGIFEVRVLYFAAKHKLMTKELALYTANLASQLKSFDRYLYETLVLSYGMYEESMILTAICTLLIKGSCMENCFFKWYEKAVESELKIAQLYEFYMAAIQPGRVNKALPRSVYLYFMHGNNLDFHKRALLYSNLITYEDESSEIYAHYRDEMEAFAWNQLERRNIDPMLRIIYKRFLTEDSMEAEQIKALYDICHAYEITTKVPNMKFIHVIAEDGTITQKAPYTDKGARVFLYAKTDRLVWESKDGRHYTDSIPYESKRLFYELRYMDICKRYMNSLKQNRQEEKVEELSLETVRKYGIENYGEEEIMGLCSRTIRENNYECDDFLTYVCFEMFKRKQFDRVILTYLANYYCGATTDMKLLWREAREYEVHTQKLAERIITQMLFSEELFGEVPIFEEYYEEGAYFRLQQAYLAYMSREYVVEERRMSRSIIDIICKEYEKGEETIDICKIAVLKYYSTREYTTTVRKTLKKFLQELCGKQIYFPFFLAYEKEWLIELQLWDKTLIEYKGQKGSRVMLYYQLQKENSEAVDYATEVLTPMYENLYVKKFVLFSNERLKYYFKETIDGNTYRSDKECCMKDAVFGESGRYGRLNDILLSEGSEKEEKMKAYAQEDAIAAHMFEQY